Genomic segment of Panicum virgatum strain AP13 chromosome 2K, P.virgatum_v5, whole genome shotgun sequence:
AGCTGGCGACGACGAGGTCGGCTGCAAGGGTTTCACGAAGGTTTCAggggcttctttgtaatttctttttttggttACAGTCCTTTGTGAAGTTTGGCTGTATCAGCTTTCTCTGTATCCTCTACGTACGTCTCTGTATGCGTACGAGTACTTGTATGTTTTCCTTATCTAAGAATACAGATACgtattatcaaaaaaaaaccTTTGAAGAGTACTAAATCGTTTACTGATGATTGAAATACTCACTAATCTTAGGAGTTTTATAGCCTTTTAGGTGCTGTGTGGATCCTAGAAAGAGGTAACGCTTTAACTTTTTAATGACAAGGAATTACTACTCCTACGGGTTATTTTTTTTACTCTTTCTAGTCTCCAAGATGTCCCTTTAATAAAGCTTCAGAACATACTACTAGATACTGAATCAATACCTTATAAAAGCATTAATATATATGAACAGATCTAGTCATATCCAATCTGGAGAATAGGACATTCTTATTTGTTTGTGGTCATCGAAAGCGTGGAAAACAGTAGTAACACTGTGATCATCTTTAGCCTAAGTGTGGTTAAACAAGCATATGTGAGAAATTGAACGGTCATTTAGAATGTGAGAAAACGGGCAGTCAACTTTATTCTGAACCTGTGTGCTCCAGAGAGGCTCTAGTTGTGCTTATTTTTTTTTACCAGGTAAAGGTAACCCTATCCCTCTGAATAAACAAGTGACGAAAGGACAAAGTAACATGTTCCAATCCCATTAAACAAATGCAGATCCAGCTTCCATGTGCAATCCCCATGCCCCATGCCAGCATCAAATCTCCACTATTATAATCCCAGGTGTAGCATGATTACCTGGGAAGGCACCTTCTAATAGTAGGAACATCCTCTCATCAGATTAACAACAGTTCATTTGGGGAACCTAACCAAAGGTAGATCAAGATAGGGAAATGAGGAATCTCAGCTGGCAACGCACCAGGCGTGCTGCAGGGCTGGGATTAATTATTGTTTTGTTAGGGTTCTTCGGCCATCTCATGAACCCCAACAACCCAGCAAGCAGATCTTTGAAGCCCATCACGAGCACAGGATAAAGCATGATGATGAGGAGCATCCATATGATGAGTTCCCCTTAAAGAGGCACCAACATCACCGATCACATTAACAAATCCATAAATCcggccaaaataaaaaaaaaatcgttATCTCTCGATGATGGAGTGCTCATTATCTATCCAGCACTGCGAGGTACACGCACCCTTTCGTGACAGAAAATTTTGAACCGTGACTCCCCTTAATTACAATCTACTCGGTTCATTCCGATGTATTCTAAATTGCACATTTTTGTAGGTAACCATCAACAACCAAAAAAATCAAGTACATTTCAATAAAAGCCTTTCATATATAGATCTTtctaccaaaaatattttttataaatgtTATCTTCAGAACATTGTTGCCGAAAAATACACTGCTGATTCGATTTACTACATGAGAAGGGACAAAACAATGCCCCAATTTCTGTGGCAAACCATAATTATTTTCAATTATGAGGTACCACTGCAGACGGCAGAGGGACTCCCCCCATCGGCAGATATGTTATAATGGACGGTTCTGTAGAAAGAACCAAAAAGAGGCGCTGGCACCACAATGCGGCAGATATGTTATAATGGAGACCAAATCATGCGTTTGTTTAGCAGCCGCAGCGCAGGTGCATCATCGATTGCGCTCTTTGGGAATTGAGCAGGAAAGATCGCCAAGCCAAAGGGACTGAACGGAGGCGAGGCAGAGGCAGGCCGGCGAAGAcgtaaaatgaaaagaaaaaaaacgcgCATCTTTTTCACCCTGCCTGCGCCAGCGCTGTCAGGGCGCCATGCCTAGGCTAATGCCATCACGAGCGCAGAGGCAGCTACTAGTAGCTCACTGCATGATTTGGCTTgtcacggccggccggccgagaCCCATCCCCATGGCCTCCGAGCGGCCTTTTCAGCGTCAATGGCGGCAGCTTTTGGAGCGCCTCCCTCCCAGCGCGACAAAAAGCATCGCCACCCTCCTCATATTCCATCCCATCACCCACAGTGCCGGCGGTACGAGGCCCCAACAGCGCCCGCCATTTACCTGCCCTGCCCTTTTTAGCGCTTGAACATCCTTAGGACAATGCGTCGCTGCCTAATCGCGTGCCCCAGCTCTGGATCTTATCAAACCCATCAGATCAGTCCCTAAAACCAGCTCTGGATCTTATCTAACCCATCAGAACAGTCCCTAAAACTGTACTAGGACGGACCCGATCTGATGGCTGCCTCCTGTGCTCGTTCGTCGTCTCTGCGCTTTTGGCGCTAGAGTTGTTGCGAAGCGAGCACTTTTCATGGCTTCAATGCCTGCCCTCCGCCAGACTAGTGGAAGGGGTTTAGGAAGAGTTGGAGACGAGGCCATTCCCTGAACTACACTTACTGATGTGACCAGTACTGTACTTTGGTATGGAGCGCGGCGAGCATTGCAACAAGTACAGGTGTCTTGAGCTTGGGTTAGCTTGGCTTCATCGGTCTAACCAAAAGGCCACGTTAACAGAATCTTAGTACCAAATCATGCATGCAGGGGCATTATAATAATTGCCCTGCGGCTGCTAATCATGGGCTTAGCCACTATCCTACTCCTAATTTAGCAATCACAAGTACAGAGCAAGTCAATTTAATTTATGGGAGGAACAGTGCTGGGAGGAGCAAGAGGGGAGGCTGCTTCCGTTCCGCGCAACATGTCACAGCACAACAGCATGGGATCCTAGGAGTCTAGAAGCAAGAACCCTCCTCGCCCTGCTTTGCTCCTCCGAGCACGGCTCTTGAATGAGCTCAATCAAAGAGGACAAGAACAACAACCAACAAGGCTACTGCCTGCCTCTTTTGGTTGGGATGGAATGGGATAGGATGAGATAATCTAATCCTAAATCAGCATCAACATCATCATCGGATCCCAAGGGCATACAGGGGAAGGAAGCTTGGATTTCTAGgcatggcgcgcggcggcgcatgctTTCTTGGGGTTAATTTCTTAGATGGAAAGTctaagggaaaaaaagaaaaagaaatgatcACTGAAATTAAGCTACATGTTTCTCTCTCCGttctcccttccctctctcctctctctctagtTTATGCGGACTGCGGCGACGAGGCTCCGTTGACGTTGTCcgggtggccggcggtggcggtgggggcggaggaggcggcgccgttGATGTTGAAGCCGCTGGCGGAGGGCGGTGACGAGGTGAGgacgggagggggagggggaagggtGACGGCAGACATGTTGAAtgacggtgcggcggcgccgggggcggaggaggaggcgctgcGCCGAGCGCTGTGGCCGCCCAGGAAGTTGTGCTTGTTGTTGTGCATCCAGACCTTGAAGACGCCCTTGCCGACGCCGATGTCGCGGCACCACTCGTCGACGATGGCCTCGTCGCGCTTCTGCAGCCGCCACCCGAGCCGCTCCGACAGCTCCTGCATCCGCTGCTTCTGCTCGGCGGTGAACTTGGTGCGGAACCGCTTCCTCGGCATCGCGGCCCCGGGGGGCGGCGCGCTCGACGGCGTCAGCTGGGCGGAGGGCAGCCtctgcgccgcggccgccagcgCGGCCCCCGGCGCGCCGGAGCCGAGCGAGAGCAGCATATGCGGCCCCGACGGGAAgtacggcggcgggggcggctgcTGCGCCACCGGCGCCGGCACGTGGTGCGGCGGGGACACCGACCGCTCCTCGTCGTACTCGGAGCCGTCCgagtcggagtcggagtcgTCGACGGCCCCCGGGAGTCGGTCATCGGGcgtctcctcgccgccgcggtgcggCTGGCCGTGCAGCACGCTCGGCAGcacgggcggcgccggcagcgccagcggcgcgggcggcggcggggagccctccACCGCCCGGCGGTGGAAGTTGCGGTGGCACCCGCACGCCGCGCACTTGAGCGACGTCGGGTCAGCGGGGTTGGCTCCCGGCGAGGGCATGAACTCCCCGCAGCCGTCCACGGCGTGGCCGCCCAGGCTCGCGGCGTGGTTCTTGAGGCACTCCCGGTACAGcggctcccccgccgccggcgccacggccgccggctTCACCTTCTTGACGGCGGCGCCGTTGGGGAACATGAGGGGCTTGTACTTGACGTCCATGGCTTCCATGCGCCGCCCCCACTCGGCTTGACCGGGGGCAGAGAGAGACACACAGAGTGAGAGATTACCTCTAGCTCCTAACCCTGGGCTTTAGCATGGGACGACGGGtcaagggagggaggaggaaaacAACAGGTAAGGAGGTGAAGAGAGGGCGAGGAGATAAGAATAAAAAGGGCAGCGGCAGCTGCAGCGAAGGCTAGTGACCCAGTGAGAGAGAAGGGGGGGAGTGAGAGCAagctcttctgtcttctccgcACAAGGCCacaaggaagaggaggagagagaagctCATTTACTCGTGTTATTAGTGAgccagaaaagaaaaaacaaagttTTCAACGATACTCCATCTTAGCCCGTGTTTAGAtgtaaaaatcaaaattccaaaaaaaatttccggcacctgcatggagacttaaatctagacgaaatacattgcgactgctgcctgtaaatcgcgagacgaatctaatgaacctaattaggctgtaattagatgctaaattgctacagtaatgctacagtaaataacctctaatgacggattaattaggctcattagattcgtctcgcgatttacagacgatttctgtaattatttttgtgattagtctatgtttagtacttcaaatataaaaaaatatcttttcaaaaaatttacaacgtccaaccaaacacggccttagaGATAGATCAGTGACGACATGGGCTCTCGAATCCGTTGGGATTTTGCAGGTCGCTAGCGACGCAAGGCACGCATAACACCCGTTGGATGGAGGATCAACGGTGGTGTGTCGTTTGAGGAAAGTGGTGATGATACTAAGTGACGCCGGGCTCTTAAATCTTTTTTTGTTGGAACCTCGGTGTGAGCCATAGCTGTAACGACGTCATGGTATGGCATATGTAAGCCGTTGCTATACAGTTGGCACCAACTATAGGATATTCAATGCAATTTTACAACTACAAGAATCAAATGAAGTACTGATTGTTGGAGTAATTTGCTTGGtccattacttctaaagcattaaaagaatttaaaacccactattaatgctagggaatcaatgcttaatttcgtaacgggaattgaggaggatctcaaccgacttaaaaggtagacttcgtgtacaccacttgtgaagccggtaagaggaggacggtgaaccacacgcgcacgcgcgctcgctcgcctcgcctcgccgggccggggacgaggcgcggccggacgtgacgtgcaggtgccggtgcggtgcggtgcgacgtgctgagatgagaaggatgttttgcagtaaagagtattaaaacagagggttaatgtcgtcactaatgaccggacattgaaggctctttacctaatgaccggacattaaaggctctttacgacgtccaggttcgttgaacctgaggcacattaactgccgctcatcaaagccattcatgatgtccaggttcgttgaacctgaggcatatcgtgcatatataaaccagcaccctctcctctcatcctcactcatctcaagcactcatccaggtactcctcttcaggagacctctcccttctccctcagctgctttctgccttccccaccgctagcactgcgcgcacaggtctagcgagagcagggcctccggaacctctgctcgttgaaggtcctgcacgggacgcggacaattaggtttttggggagcgtcttgacgcgactgctcgctccctgaacgactccttcgtctacttcccggcgtaaccgctcgtgcgaacgactacgtcgtctacttcccggcgtaaccgttcgtgggactgcactgcgaacatcttcctgcatcgacatagttcggctacttcgagcaagaccagtcgaatagcatgtctattccagctggtaacggcgcaaccggtgcctccggcactggtcccgccttggggtacttactaaacctactctggtttaattctttgttcatgcttattagtgagaataacatgaacacatgcacatatcttgtacacacattatcactcatctatatcatgaaattgatattaatatttggaattaaaatataccgaaaattgcctagatatctaacaatccaaaaacctaattgtgttaataggctttcggtatctagctttgctgcatcaatcaaaccaccaccttttgatggttcaaattacaaacgttggcaagagcggcttatactgtggttaacactatcgagagtgatccatgtgaaagagggtaagcctgaacaattctctccagaggaagggagtgcgttcgatgaggctgatattctctttcgaggcttgatcattaagtgttctcggtgataacctggtggattcttatatccggctgccaactggcaaagcattgtgggatgctattgaggctcaatatggagtatctgacgccgggagtgagttgtatatcatggagcagttccttgaggacaggatggtcgaagaccgttctgtagtggaacaggctcatgaaatacatactctggcaaaagatctcaaaaattgcagcaaagagtccccatgtgtgttacccaataagtttgtggccggaggtataatctctaagctgccacctttttggagggactttgctacttctctaaaacacaagagacaggagttcacaatagatggactcatagggactcttgatgttgaggagaaagcgagagcaaaggacatacgtgggaaaggagttgttggtgcttcaagtgccaatcttgttcagaagaacaactcccacaagaacaagaaaaagccaccgcagaaccaaccaaagactaagaagacaaccacttttaagaagaaaaagaagacgggagcttgctatgtgtgcgctagtacggatcactttgctgcaaagtgtccgaaccgcaaaggcaacgactccgccaacatagttattagcgagcctggaggaacttcggggtacggtaatttattacctactattctttcagtctttcacccgagtggtgggttgacactggtggtaatattcatgtttgtgctgatgcttctttgttctcttcttaccagaccggcgggacttcctccttgctgatggggaacggatcacatgcgcatgttcttggtgttggtacggtaaatctgaagtttacttcggggaagaccgtgcagctgaagaacgtgcagcatgtccccaccatcaagaagaatttattCAGCGGCTCTCTattgtgtagagatggtttcaaattagtctttgagtccaataaatgtatcttgtctaagtttggtacttttgttggaaaaggttatgaaagcggaggcttgttccgtctttctttgtcagatgtttgtaataaaatttgcatacaatgttattaacgttgatgaaacaaatgtttggcattcgaggctttgtcacgttaattttggttgtatgatgcgcttagctaatttgagcttaattccaaagttcacttttgtcaaaactTCTAAGtatcatgtatgtgttgaatcaaaacaaactcgtaagcctcataagaccgcggaggcaaggagcttggcacccttagaattaattcattccgatttgtgcgaaatgaatggagtgttgacaaaaggtggtaaaaaatatttcatgactttgattgatgatagtactagattttgttacatctatttgttgaagtcaaaagatgaagctttacactactttaaaatctataaagctgaagtagaaaaccaacttgagagaaagatcaaaagagttaggtcagatcgtggtggcgagtatttctcaaatttatttactttattctgcgaggaacatggtattattcatgaaaggacgcctccctattcacctcagtcaaatggggttgccgaaagaaagaaccgtactctaacggatttggttaacgccatgttagatacagtgggactttccaaggaatggtggggtgaggctatattgactgcatgtcatgtcctaaaccgtgttcctacaaagaataaagagataactccattcgaggaatgggagaagaaaaggccaacactgtcatacttacgtacatggggttgtttggcaaaagtgagtgtgccaataaccaagaaacgtaagcttggacctaaaactgtggattgtatctttctaggttatgctattcacagcgttagatatagatttttaatagtgaaatctggagtacctgacatgcatgttggtactataatggagtccagagatgctacattttttgaaaacatttttcccatgagagatgaaacaagttcatctaggcaagagttcatcgaggatgatggctctgctgagccgatagaacacaatgaacatacacttgtagaaaatcctgaggataacaatgatgctccgagaaagagcaagagacaaaggactgtaaagtcttttggtgatgatttcattgtatacctcatagatgacaCACCCAGAatcattgaagaggcatattcatctcctgatgctgactattggaagaaagcagtaaggagtgagatggattttattatgtctaatggaacctgggaggtcgttgaacgtccttatggatgtaaaccggttggatgcaagtgggtgttcaagaaaaagcttaggccagatggtactattgaaaagtacaaggctaggcttgtggccaagggttatacccaaaaagaaggagaagatttctttgacacttattcaccagttgcccgattgaccacaattcgagtgttactttccctggcagcctcttatggtcttctcgttcatcagatggacgttaagacggctttcctcaatggagagttagaagaggagatatatatggatcagccggatgggtttgtatcaaagggtcaagaaggaatggtttgtaagttgttaaaatctttatatggtctcaagcaagcgcctaagcagtggcatgaaaagtttgatagaactttgacctctgccggctttgttgtgaacgaagctgacagatgtgtgtactatcgctatggtggggctgaagtagtgattttgtgcttgtatgtggatgacatactgatctttggcactagccttaatgtgattaaggaagtcaaagagtttttatctcaaaattttgagatgaaggatctgggagaagctgatgttatccttaatataaaactggtaaaagagatcaatggtggggtgattcttacacagtttcactatgtggagaagatgttaagtcgctttggttatagcgactataaacctgtctgaacaccatatgatgccagtttaattcttagaaagaacaaaaggataatgcgagatcagctgagatattctcagatcattggttcattaatgtatttagcgagcgctacaagacctgacatctcatTTGCTATAAGCAAACTGAgctggtttgtttcaaacccgggagatgatcattggaaggctcttgaaagagtaatgcgctatctgaaggggacaatgaactatggaattcactacaccgggtacccaagggtactagaagggtatagtgattcaaattggatttctgatgctgatgagataaaggccacaagtggatatgtgtttacacttggtggttgagctgtttcctggaagtcttgcaagcagaccatcttaacgaggtcaactatggaagcagaactcacagcattagataccgcctctgttgaggctgagtggctttgtgagctccttatggacttgccgatagttgaaaaaccgttaccggcaatcctaatgaactgtgacaatcaaacggtaattgtcaaggtgaatagttcaaaggataacatgaagtcatctagacatgtgaaaaggcggttgaaatctgtcagaaaattgagaaactccggagttatagccctggactatgttcagacggctaaaaatctggcagatcagtttacaaagggtctttcacgaaatgtgatagacaatgcatctatggaattgggcttgagacccacgtgagtcattctatagtggaaacctgtcctatgtgatcggagatcccgtgaattaggatcgtgaaacaaactaaagtttgactgtgagaagagaacctttgtgaaatgggctcattccgtgtataaggtgcatttctcttctaatctatatggcaggttggtctataccttaatgtgtgccaggtggtttcttttaaacaaatgagttgtttttttgaaacaaagatgttgtcctacagaacatctgaaaggaacacacctatatgagtttgaccactggtcatggtctatgagaattgggtattctctagaaactcatgaagggcctggagtatgacttataagctccaaaccgcggggatgcttttgcagcctagtaccagtgtagggctctggtcaaacttgtttgcacaaaactggcaattcaaggcatagtccattgcaca
This window contains:
- the LOC120695634 gene encoding zinc-finger homeodomain protein 9-like yields the protein MEAMDVKYKPLMFPNGAAVKKVKPAAVAPAAGEPLYRECLKNHAASLGGHAVDGCGEFMPSPGANPADPTSLKCAACGCHRNFHRRAVEGSPPPPAPLALPAPPVLPSVLHGQPHRGGEETPDDRLPGAVDDSDSDSDGSEYDEERSVSPPHHVPAPVAQQPPPPPYFPSGPHMLLSLGSGAPGAALAAAAQRLPSAQLTPSSAPPPGAAMPRKRFRTKFTAEQKQRMQELSERLGWRLQKRDEAIVDEWCRDIGVGKGVFKVWMHNNKHNFLGGHSARRSASSSAPGAAAPSFNMSAVTLPPPPPVLTSSPPSASGFNINGAASSAPTATAGHPDNVNGASSPQSA